Proteins co-encoded in one Scomber scombrus chromosome 14, fScoSco1.1, whole genome shotgun sequence genomic window:
- the LOC133994594 gene encoding claudin-4-like, with amino-acid sequence MVSLGLQILGVGLAVLGWVGNILICMLPLWKVSAFIGNNIVVAQTIWEGLWMTCVVQSTGQMQCKVYDSLLALPPDLQAARAMVVIAILFSLFGLLLSVVGGKCTTCVGDKAAKARVAISAGVFFILSGALCLVTVSLPANTIIKDFYNPMVPDVQRRELGACLYIGWGASGLLLIGGALLCCQCPSGGDRYSGAKYSPPKSTTPGKEFV; translated from the coding sequence ATGGTATCTTTGGGGCTGCAGATTCTGGGTGTGGGGTTGGCGGTGCTCGGATGGGTTGGAAACATATTGATCTGTATGCTGCCATTGTGGAAGGTGTCTGCATTCATCGGGAACAACATCGTGGTGGCTCAGACCATCTGGGAAGGACTGTGGATGACCTGTGTGGTACAGAGCACAGGCCAGATGCAGTGCAAGGTCTACGACTCCCTGCTGGCCCTGCCTCCAGACCTCCAGGCGGCCCGGGCCATGGTTGTCATCGCCATTCTGTTCTCTTTGTTTggcctgctgctctctgtggtGGGAGGGAAATGCACCACCTGCGTTGGGGACAAAGCAGCAAAAGCCAGAGTGGCCATCTCTGCAGGTGTTTTCTTCATCCTGAGTGGGGCTCTATGTCTGGTGACTGTGTCCCTGCCTGCTAATACTATCATAAAGGACTTCTACAACCCCATGGTTCCTGACGTTCAGAGGAGGGAGCTCGGTGCCTGTTTGTACATAGGCTGGGGAGCATCAGGGCTGCTGCTGATTGGTGGggctctcctctgctgtcagtGCCCGTCAGGAGGAGACCGCTACAGCGGAGCAAAGTATTCCCCACCGAAATCCACAACACCCGGGAAGGAATTTGTCTAA